The Sphingomonas sp. G-3-2-10 DNA window TCGACGTGGTCGTCCATCGCGGCGCCGGCGCGTATATCTGCGGCGAAGAGACCGCGATGCTCGAGAGCCTTGAGGGCAAAAAAGGCCAGCCGCGCCTGAAGCCGCCATTCCCGGCGGGCGCGGGCCTCTATGGCTGCCCGACCACCGTGAACAACGTGGAATCGATCGCGGTCGTCCCGACGATCCTGCGCCGCTCGCCCGAATGGTTCGCCAGCTTCGGCGCCGAGGGCAATCGCGGGACCAAGCTGTTCCAGATCAGCGGTCATGTCGACAAGCCGTGCGTCGTCGAGGAGGAGATGAGCATCCCCTTCCGCGAGCTGATCGAGAAGCATTGCGGCGGCATTCGCGGCGGCTGGGACAATCTGCTGGCGGTGATCCCCGGCGGTTCCTCGGTGCCGCTGGTGCCGGCGGCGGAGATCATCGACTGTCCGATGGATTTCGACGGCCTCAAGAAGGTTGGCTCGGGCCTTGGCACCGCGGCGATCATCGTCATGGACAAGTCGACCGACATCGTTCGCGCGATCAGCCGCCTGAGCTATTTCTACAAGCATGAGAGCTGCGGCCAGTGCACGCCGTGCCGCGAAGGCACCGGGTGGATGTGGCGCGTGATGGAGCGGCTGCGCACCGGCGACGCCGATGTCAGCGAAATCGATACGCTGCATCAGGTGACCAAGCAGGTCGAAGGCCACACCATCTGCGCGCTGGGCGATGCGGCTGCATGGCCGATCCAGGGCCTGATCCGTCATTTCCGTCCCGAGCTGGAGCGCCGCATCGTCGAGCGTAACGGCGGCGGCGAAGCACCGATGATGGAAGCCGCGGAATGATCGCGACGCTGGCTGCTCTCGTTCTGGCTGTGGCGCCCCAGGGCGCCCCGGCTCCGAGCGCGGCCGATACGGCCAAGCTGGTGAAGGGGATGCACGGCTTCAGCGCGTGCGTGGCGAAGGATCGCGCCAACTCGAACCGGCTGCTGGGCACCATGCCGGGAAGCGCCGAGGAAGCGACGGTTCTCGTCGAGCTCATGAGC harbors:
- the nuoF gene encoding NADH-quinone oxidoreductase subunit NuoF → MLADKDRIFTNLYGFQSWGLKAAMGRGDWDQTAKLMQLGQDPIIDKVKASGLRGRGGAGFPTGMKWSFMPKEPRPDRPNFLVINADESEPGSCKDREIIRHDPHKLIEGALIAGFAMRARAAYIYIRGEYIREAETLFAAVEEAYAAGLIGKNACKSGYDFDVVVHRGAGAYICGEETAMLESLEGKKGQPRLKPPFPAGAGLYGCPTTVNNVESIAVVPTILRRSPEWFASFGAEGNRGTKLFQISGHVDKPCVVEEEMSIPFRELIEKHCGGIRGGWDNLLAVIPGGSSVPLVPAAEIIDCPMDFDGLKKVGSGLGTAAIIVMDKSTDIVRAISRLSYFYKHESCGQCTPCREGTGWMWRVMERLRTGDADVSEIDTLHQVTKQVEGHTICALGDAAAWPIQGLIRHFRPELERRIVERNGGGEAPMMEAAE